A section of the Rhizobium sp. Pop5 genome encodes:
- a CDS encoding homoserine dehydrogenase: protein MADALKIGIAGLGTVGASLVRIIQQKSNELAVTCGRPITITAVSARDKTRDRGVDLSAVTWFDRPEDLAEKGDIDVFVELMGGAEGAANVSVRTALQRGLHVVTANKALLAYHGVELAMIAEEKGSLLNFEAAVAGGIPVIKALRESLTGNAVSRIYGIMNGTCNYILTKMEKEGLPFAECLKEAQRLGYAEADPAFDIEGNDTAHKLAILTTLAFGNRIAADDIYLEGITNISIEDIHAAAELGYRIKLLGVAQRTDTGIEQRVHPTMVPVDSVIAQVDGVTNAVAIESDVLGELLMVGPGAGGNATASSVLGDIADIAKSQPGAQRVPVLGHPAAALEPYRKARMQSHEGGYFIRLTVLDRTGVFASVATRMAENHISLESIVQRSKQHLAPSHHQTIILVTHATTEESVRKAVASIKSEGYLFGEPQVIRIERPKEEG from the coding sequence ATGGCAGATGCCCTCAAAATCGGCATTGCGGGCTTGGGCACCGTTGGCGCTTCACTCGTCCGCATCATTCAGCAGAAGAGCAACGAGCTTGCCGTCACCTGCGGGCGTCCGATTACGATCACCGCGGTTTCCGCGCGCGACAAAACGCGGGACCGAGGCGTCGATCTCTCCGCTGTCACCTGGTTCGATCGGCCTGAGGATCTGGCCGAAAAGGGCGATATCGACGTCTTCGTCGAGCTGATGGGCGGGGCCGAAGGGGCCGCCAACGTCTCGGTGCGAACAGCGCTCCAGCGTGGTCTCCATGTGGTGACAGCCAACAAGGCGCTGCTTGCCTATCACGGCGTCGAGCTTGCGATGATCGCGGAAGAGAAGGGCTCGCTACTGAATTTCGAAGCGGCGGTCGCCGGCGGTATCCCCGTCATCAAGGCGCTGCGCGAATCGCTGACAGGCAATGCCGTCTCGCGCATCTACGGCATCATGAACGGCACCTGCAATTACATCCTGACCAAGATGGAGAAGGAAGGGCTTCCCTTCGCAGAATGCCTCAAGGAAGCGCAGCGGCTGGGTTATGCCGAAGCCGATCCCGCCTTCGACATCGAGGGCAACGATACCGCCCATAAGCTTGCCATCCTGACGACGCTCGCCTTCGGCAACCGCATTGCGGCCGACGACATCTATCTCGAAGGCATCACCAATATCTCGATCGAGGACATCCACGCCGCCGCCGAGCTCGGCTATCGCATCAAGCTGCTCGGCGTCGCCCAGCGCACCGATACCGGCATCGAGCAGCGTGTGCATCCAACCATGGTACCGGTCGATTCGGTCATCGCCCAGGTCGACGGCGTCACCAATGCGGTGGCGATCGAATCCGATGTGCTCGGCGAACTGTTGATGGTCGGCCCCGGCGCCGGCGGCAATGCGACGGCTTCTTCGGTCCTCGGCGATATCGCCGACATTGCCAAGAGCCAGCCGGGCGCCCAGCGCGTACCGGTGCTCGGCCATCCCGCAGCGGCGCTGGAGCCCTACCGCAAGGCACGGATGCAGAGCCACGAGGGCGGCTATTTCATCCGTCTCACCGTGCTCGACCGCACCGGCGTCTTCGCAAGCGTCGCAACCCGCATGGCCGAAAACCACATCTCGCTGGAATCGATCGTCCAGCGCTCCAAGCAGCATCTGGCGCCTTCGCACCATCAGACGATCATTCTCGTCACTCACGCGACGACGGAAGAGTCGGTGCGCAAAGCCGTCGCCTCGATCAAGTCGGAGGGTTATCTTTTCGGCGAGCCGCAGGTTATTCGCATCGAGCGGCCCAAAGAGGAAGGCTGA